From the genome of Asterias amurensis chromosome 17, ASM3211899v1, one region includes:
- the LOC139949684 gene encoding uncharacterized protein, which translates to MQPNQQQPPANQQQQQQQVAAPPQQTVMVQQQPMVAMRQCTPNTQSSSKKWCWKGLRVTGYMQVILGCLAVLFGVISIIVRTDLFMIGTPIWSGVCFFVLTGILGIAAGLKQRTGLIIGYMVMSIISSVVAVPVLGVAAGSIEREHWLCPDSGFGYRPYDNAPCSTSSGLRVGIDVCLVLIGLTEIVIAIIGSSLTCVSLSVSRNSTPRTVFAYQGNRQQMVVGVPPQGVYYPPGTNQFVMQPQSQYAMQPQAQYFVQQPQTQYAVQPAQMYQAQPQGQMQPPAQGQMQPQPQIQHAPQGQMQPPPQGQYPSQAEEQVHPEAPLTNKEDLKQQLTN; encoded by the exons ATGCAACCTAATCAGCAGCAACCCCCAGCcaaccagcagcagcagcagcagcaggtCGCTGCCCCACCACAACAAACAGTGATGGTACAACAGCAGCCAATG GTCGCTATGCGCCAATGTACACCAAATACCCAGAGTAGCAGTAAGAAGTGGTGCTGGAAGGGTTTGAGAGTCACGGGCTACATGCAGGTCATCCTGGGTTGCTTAGCTGTGTTGTTTGGCGTAATCTCCATCATCGTCAGGACAGACCTGTTTATGATTGGAACCCCCATTTGGTCTGGCGTCTGT TTCTTCGTCCTAACTGGTATCCTGGGCATTGCAGCTGGACTTAAACAGAGAACCGGTTTG ATTATTGGATACATGGTGATGTCTATCATAAGTAGTGTGGTAGCTGTACCAGTTTTAGGGGTAGCTGCTGGGTCTATTGAACGGGAGCACTGGCTCTGCCCTGACAGTGGCTTTGGATATCGCCCATACGATAACGCTCCATGTTCTACCTCTTCG GGTCTTCGTGTCGGTATTGATGTCTGCCTCGTGCTGATTGGCCTTACAGAGATTGTGATTGCTATAATTGGATCCAGCTTAACCTGTGTTAGCCTCTCCGTCAGCAGAAACAGCACTCCTCGAACTGTG TTTGCTTACCAAGGCAATCGTCAACAGATGGTTGTTGGAGTGCCCCCACAGGGTGTGTACTACCCCCCTGGCA CTAACCAGTTTGTCATGCAACCACAATCCCAGTACGCCATGCAGCCTCAAGCGCAATACTTCGTGCAGCAACCACAGACGCAGTACGCCGTGCAGCCTGCTCAAATGTACCAAGCCCAACCCCAGGGGCAGATGCAACCTCCAGCCCAGGGGCAGATGCAACCTCAACCCCAGATTCAACATGCTCCTCAAGGACAGATGCAACCTCCACCCCAAGGGCAGTATCCATCCCAAGCGGAGGAGCAAGTTCATCCAGAGGCACCGCTTACTAATAAGGAGGATCTGAAGCAGCAGCTTACCAACTAA